The genomic DNA gtctgccgaggacgtcgctgcgcgcccgCAAGTGCGCCCTCCCCCGGCCTCTCACAGCGTTCCTGAAGCAtccgcacgcgctcctATTGCGCTCCCCGTGGCATCTGAGCCTGCCGGAGTGCAGGACGTGTCGATGACCACCGACTCGGGTCTCTCTTCGCACGCCGCAGACCACCTCCGCGCACACCAAGTTGCCTCGCCGCCTTCGtcgcttggcgagcgcgtcagCGCATCGCATTCCTCCGACAGCCTCGGGACCGAAGACAGCGAGGCACTTGCTGTGTtggagctcgacgtggaCCCCACCGGCCTCGTCACcctctcgctcgagcatgAGATGGAGGCGCAGCAACGTGTCGCCGAAGTCTGCGACGAGTACGAAAAGTCGGtcctcgcgccgcaagcgcttgctgcgcaggccgagcgccgcgaacTCGTGCAGCTTGGGCAGATGGATGCTGCGattgcggcgcaggacgacgagATGATGCGTCTCGGATTGGACCCCGAAGAGGCCCGTGATGCTAGCATGGTGGCCGAGTACGCTTCCGATATCTTTGAATACATGGCTTGCTGCGAACGCGAGTCCATGGCCAACCCCAACTATATGGACTTCCAGGACGAGATCCAATGGCATATGCGCACCACCCTCATTGACTGGCTGCTCCAAGTGCACATGCGCTACCACATGCTGCCGGAAACACTCTGGATTGCGGTGAACCTGGTCGACCGTTTCCTGAGCGCACGCATTGTCAGCCTAGCCaagctgcagctcgtcggcgtcaCGGCGATGTTCATTGCCGCCAAGTACGAGGAGATtctcgcgccgagcgtcgaaGAGTTTGTGTTTATGACCGAGAATGGCTACTCGCGCGAGGAGATCCTCAAAGGCGAGCGCATTGTACTGTCGACGCTCGACTTTAACGTCTCGACCTATTGCTCGCCCTACTCGtgggtgcgccgcatctcCAAGGCCGACGATTACGATATCCAGACGCGCACCCTGTGCAAGTTCCTCATGGAAGTCACTCTTTTGAACCACTGCTTCCTTCGTGCGCGGCCTAGCCTGATTGCTGCGATCGGCATGTACCTTGCCAAGCGTATGCTGGGTGGCGTGTGGGATGATGCATTCGTGTACTACTCGCGGTTCTCGGAAGAACAGCTTGTCCCGGGCGCCAACCTTTTGCTCGAGAAGCTGATCGAGCCGGGCTTTGAGGAGCAGTTCGTGTACAAGAAATACGCCAGCAAGAAATTTCTCAAGGCAAGCATCTACGCACGCAACTGGGCATTACGGAACCACCACGTTTTCGTTGCCACTACTCAAACCCCGCATTCCTATGCATCAGCAGAGCACGCGTATTCTGCCGAGGCACGTTGAAGTGCATCGCTCCTTACGGCACAAAACATCATCCCGATTCGATAATTTCATGACTTCACCCTATGGCCCCGATACCAGCTCATGGGCCTGGCACTAAGACGTTTTTCGCTACAGGGATACCGAACCCTGCTCATTTGCGAACCCTTGTTTCGTAGTGTTTGTTAGCAACATGCCGCTCTAAACCTGAAAAAGCTGCCCGCGAGCTGCGAGCCGTACGTCGCGGGGTCCTCGTCAAGGACCGAGGCGAGGTACATCACGACCTCGTGCGTGCGTGGCGCAAGCTGCGTACAGGTATTGTGGTCTGACTCGCTCAGCAGACGCAGGGGGTCGCATGCCAGGATCTGGGCCTCCAATTTCGGCTGCCGCTTGTTGATCGTACTGCATTAGGGATGGTGGGGGGATGGACGTACGTGGAAAACGAGACATAGACATTGGagtgcttgcgctgcaccgccaTGATGCTCTCGGGACTTAGTGTGCAGCTATGCAGCACGAGATCTGCGTTAGGATACGCACGTACGAATTATCTTGAACGACGGCTCGGTGGCCATCTCTGCGAGAAAATCGGTCGTCTGgcccgccgcacgcacgctATGCATGCTCACGCTGCGACGCAGCTTGCATGCGATAtcgacctgcgcgcgcaGGACTGTGCGCTGGTGCGCAATCGGGGTCTGGAGCCGTGTGAGTTTGTGTGGCGCATCCGCGCGGGGATCCGGTAGCCGAAAGCTGcggtcgaggccgacctcgccgaggagcgcaccTGGAAACTCTTCGAGGTATGCCTCTACCTCGGCGAGTGCCTCGCGTAgtggcctcggcgtgggCAGGGCGTCATAGAGCGCGCACatctcggcgtcgccttcgccaaagagcgccgtGTAGTGCGCTCTCTTTTCCGGCGCGGGGTCCTCGAGAGAGAGAGTATGCGAATACCAAGGATGGAATCCTGCATCAGAATGTCTACGCACCAAAGCAAGGCACGACGTTGTACAGCCCTTCTCGtgcgagccgcgcgaccCACGGCTGGTCGATCGAGTCGGTGGCCATGACGCAGATGCGACACAGCTCGACACTTTTCAGCTCCCGGAGCCATTCATCCCAATCAGCCCCCGCCcgaagcgcctcggtcggaTGGCAATGCGCTGCATAAGAGCGTCTACGTACCCTGTGTTAGTCGCTCTACGCACGTCCACGAGCAGCTTCGTCATGAGGGCACGAGCCTACCTCCATCATAGGATTTACATGTCCATCACGCATCAATCCCAGACAGTGCGTTGCCGGGGCCGTGGCGGGGGACGGTGGTTGCGTCCGCCCTGCACGACCGAGCTAGGAGAGGGACGCGTGTACAGCAGTATGGATCAGTCTCTTATCAGTGCGTATTCCCTCTTCATGAGGATAGATGCTAACATGGCGATTCCTTTGGTGTGCAGAGCTCGTGAACAAGGTACGTGGGCCCGTGAGAGTGTTGCTAACCCCAGCTGCAAGATGCGTTCAACAACGTACGTTACCCACATCTAACAACAGGTCGGCATCCAGAATCCGATTGATCTGCCCCAGATCACGGTGCTAGGAAGCCAATCGTCGGGTAAGAGTAGTGTGCTCGAGAACATTGTCGGCCG from Malassezia japonica chromosome 1, complete sequence includes the following:
- the CLB4 gene encoding B-type cyclin (COG:D; EggNog:ENOG503NWN7), with product MVQPRAPRAALADVSNRERTHQQGKTKETQRPSQPPPTTTTLPMRRATALGSALSAEDVAARPQVRPPPASHSVPEASARAPIALPVASEPAGVQDVSMTTDSGLSSHAADHLRAHQVASPPSSLGERVSASHSSDSLGTEDSEALAVLELDVDPTGLVTLSLEHEMEAQQRVAEVCDEYEKSVLAPQALAAQAERRELVQLGQMDAAIAAQDDEMMRLGLDPEEARDASMVAEYASDIFEYMACCERESMANPNYMDFQDEIQWHMRTTLIDWLLQVHMRYHMLPETLWIAVNLVDRFLSARIVSLAKLQLVGVTAMFIAAKYEEILAPSVEEFVFMTENGYSREEILKGERIVLSTLDFNVSTYCSPYSWVRRISKADDYDIQTRTLCKFLMEVTLLNHCFLRARPSLIAAIGMYLAKRMLGGVWDDAFVYYSRFSEEQLVPGANLLLEKLIEPGFEEQFVYKKYASKKFLKASIYARNWALRNHHVFVATTQTPHSYASAEHAYSAEAR
- the scn1 gene encoding Cut9-interacting protein scn1 (BUSCO:EOG09262X01; COG:L; EggNog:ENOG503NY4H); this translates as MATDSIDQPWVARLAREGLYNVVPCFGFHPWYSHTLSLEDPAPEKRAHYTALFGEGDAEMCALYDALPTPRPLREALAEVEAYLEEFPGALLGEVGLDRSFRLPDPRADAPHKLTRLQTPIAHQRTVLRAQVDIACKLRRSVSMHSVRAAGQTTDFLAEMATEPSFKIIHLVLHSCTLSPESIMAVQRKHSNVYVSFSTTINKRQPKLEAQILACDPLRLLSESDHNTCTQLAPRTHEVVMYLASVLDEDPATYGSQLAGSFFRFRAACC